Proteins co-encoded in one Lysobacter solisilvae genomic window:
- the cysQ gene encoding 3'(2'),5'-bisphosphate nucleotidase CysQ, which produces MTAAPGIDAATREAVVALAHDAAAAILAIYDSEFAVEHKDDDSPLTAADMAAHRCIVDGLARITPDIPVLSEESAHEVATGLRRSWRRLWIVDPLDGTREFVKRNGEFTVNIALVEDGVAVFGVVQAPVTGVTWHGGAALGALRREGGREQPLHVRAPATAPLRVAASRSHRDTRTQAFIDRMGEVEPVGLGSSLKFCRIAEGALDVYPRFGPTSEWDTAAGQCVLEGAGGAVVDPQGRPFRYNQRDRVLNGDFIAIGDPALPWRQWQG; this is translated from the coding sequence GTGACCGCCGCACCCGGCATCGACGCCGCCACGCGCGAAGCCGTGGTGGCGCTGGCGCATGACGCCGCGGCGGCGATCCTGGCCATCTACGACAGCGAGTTCGCCGTCGAGCACAAGGACGATGATTCCCCGCTCACGGCCGCCGACATGGCCGCGCACCGGTGCATCGTCGATGGGCTGGCGCGGATCACCCCCGACATTCCCGTGCTGTCGGAGGAGTCCGCCCATGAAGTGGCCACCGGCCTGCGTCGCAGCTGGCGCCGCCTGTGGATCGTCGACCCCCTCGATGGCACGCGCGAGTTCGTCAAGCGCAACGGCGAGTTCACGGTGAACATCGCCCTGGTCGAGGACGGCGTGGCCGTGTTCGGCGTGGTGCAGGCGCCGGTGACGGGCGTGACCTGGCATGGCGGCGCGGCCCTGGGCGCCCTGCGCCGCGAGGGTGGACGGGAGCAGCCGCTGCACGTGCGCGCACCGGCGACCGCCCCGCTGCGCGTGGCCGCAAGCCGCTCCCACCGCGATACCCGGACCCAGGCCTTCATCGACCGCATGGGCGAGGTGGAACCCGTCGGCCTGGGCTCGTCCCTCAAGTTCTGCCGCATCGCCGAGGGCGCGCTGGACGTCTACCCGCGCTTCGGCCCCACCAGCGAGTGGGACACCGCCGCCGGCCAGTGCGTGCTCGAAGGCGCCGGCGGCGCGGTCGTGGATCCGCAGGGCCGTCCGTTCCGCTACAACCAGCGCGACCGCGTGCTCAACGGCGACTTCATCGCGATCGGCGACCCCGCACTGCCGTGGCGCCAGTGGCAGGGCTGA
- the nudE gene encoding ADP compounds hydrolase NudE produces the protein MSRRLPTIHGITEHEAGPYRLERLDLEFANGQRRNYQRLHGRGHGAVVVVPLIDDDTVLLVREYAAGVHRYELGLVKGRIDEGETALQAADRELKEEAGFGARSLTLLRDLTLAPTYMSHTAQLVIARDLYPQRLEGDEPEELEVIPWRLDALHELILREDFSEGRSIAALFIAREWLGMQQ, from the coding sequence ATGAGCCGCCGCCTGCCGACGATCCACGGGATCACCGAGCACGAGGCCGGCCCGTACCGGCTGGAACGGCTGGACCTCGAGTTCGCCAACGGGCAGCGCCGCAACTACCAGCGCCTGCACGGCCGCGGCCATGGCGCCGTGGTGGTGGTGCCCCTGATCGACGACGACACCGTCCTGCTGGTGCGCGAGTACGCCGCCGGGGTGCACCGCTACGAACTGGGCCTGGTCAAGGGCCGCATCGACGAAGGCGAGACCGCGCTGCAGGCGGCCGACCGCGAGCTCAAGGAGGAGGCGGGATTCGGTGCCCGATCGCTCACCCTGTTGCGCGACCTCACGCTGGCGCCGACCTACATGAGCCATACCGCGCAGCTGGTCATCGCGCGCGACCTGTACCCGCAACGCCTGGAAGGCGATGAACCCGAGGAGCTGGAAGTGATTCCATGGAGGCTGGACGCGCTGCACGAGCTGATCCTGCGCGAGGATTTTTCCGAGGGCCGCAGCATCGCCGCACTGTTCATCGCGCGCGAATGGCTGGGGATGCAGCAGTGA
- the bioA gene encoding adenosylmethionine--8-amino-7-oxononanoate transaminase, translating into MISDADAWRSRDLAVLWHPCTQMREHPHTLPLLPVARGEGPWLIDHDGRRYLDAIASWWTNLFGHAEPRIAAAIARQAVTLEHVLLAGCSHAPAVELAERLLAIAPRQPGRPPLAKVFYADNGSAGVEVALKMAFHWFRNRGDNARTRFIALENGYHGETLGALAVGDIPLYRRVYAPLLAEALFAPSPDAYLCQPGQSPAQRAQQAADGLRALLERHAGEVCALILEPRVQCAGGMRMYDPVYLRLARELCDQYGVFLIADEIASGFGRTGTLFACEQAGIQPDLLCLSKGLTGGALPLAAVLATQSIYDGFLDDSRERAFLHSHSYTGNPLACAAALASLGIFDSDDVLARNARTSQAMAALARPLAAHRHVADVRQAGMIVAFELTPGGRRDATFDPSLRVGLRAYRGALERGVLLRPLGDVLYWMPPYCIDDEALDLLARVTAEVIEEATACA; encoded by the coding sequence ATGATATCGGACGCCGATGCCTGGCGTTCGCGCGACCTCGCCGTGCTGTGGCACCCGTGCACGCAGATGCGCGAGCATCCGCACACGCTGCCGCTGCTGCCGGTGGCCCGTGGCGAGGGCCCCTGGCTCATCGACCACGACGGGCGGCGCTATCTCGACGCGATCGCCAGCTGGTGGACCAACCTGTTCGGCCATGCCGAACCGCGCATCGCCGCGGCGATCGCGCGTCAGGCGGTGACGCTCGAGCATGTCCTGCTGGCCGGCTGCTCGCACGCGCCGGCGGTGGAACTGGCCGAACGCCTGCTCGCCATCGCACCGCGACAGCCGGGCCGGCCGCCCCTGGCCAAGGTGTTCTACGCCGACAACGGCTCGGCCGGGGTGGAGGTTGCGCTGAAGATGGCGTTCCACTGGTTCCGCAACCGCGGCGACAACGCCCGCACGCGCTTCATCGCGCTGGAGAACGGTTACCACGGCGAGACGCTGGGCGCCCTGGCCGTGGGCGACATTCCGCTTTACCGCCGTGTCTATGCCCCGCTGCTGGCGGAGGCACTGTTCGCGCCTTCGCCCGACGCCTACCTGTGCCAGCCCGGGCAGTCGCCCGCGCAGCGCGCGCAGCAGGCGGCCGACGGACTGCGCGCGCTGCTGGAGCGGCACGCCGGCGAGGTCTGCGCGCTGATCCTGGAGCCGCGCGTGCAATGCGCGGGCGGGATGCGCATGTACGACCCCGTCTACCTGCGGCTGGCGCGCGAGCTGTGCGACCAGTACGGCGTGTTCCTCATCGCCGACGAGATCGCCTCCGGCTTCGGCCGCACCGGAACGCTGTTCGCCTGCGAACAGGCCGGGATCCAGCCTGACCTGCTGTGCCTGTCCAAGGGGCTCACGGGTGGCGCATTGCCGCTGGCGGCGGTGCTCGCCACGCAGTCGATCTACGACGGCTTCCTCGACGACTCGCGCGAACGCGCCTTCCTGCATTCGCACAGCTACACCGGCAATCCACTGGCCTGCGCCGCGGCGCTGGCCAGCCTCGGGATCTTCGACAGCGACGACGTGCTGGCGCGCAATGCGCGCACGTCACAGGCGATGGCCGCGCTGGCAAGGCCTCTGGCCGCCCACCGGCACGTGGCCGACGTCCGCCAGGCGGGCATGATCGTCGCCTTCGAACTGACCCCCGGTGGCCGTCGCGACGCAACTTTCGATCCGTCGCTGCGCGTCGGCCTGCGGGCTTACCGCGGGGCGCTGGAACGGGGCGTGCTGCTGCGGCCGTTGGGCGACGTGCTGTACTGGATGCCGCCGTACTGCATCGACGACGAAGCGTTGGACCTGCTGGCGCGCGTCACTGCCGAAGTCATCGAGGAGGCGACCGCATGCGCCTGA
- a CDS encoding 16S rRNA (uracil(1498)-N(3))-methyltransferase — MRLTRVFVEAPLRAGTELSLPEGPAAHLVRVLRLEAGDACVLFNGDGHDYPAKVVLATKRELRVAIGAAHAVDNESPLAITLLQGVARGEKMDLILQKSTELGVARFVPVWSQRSEVKLDEARTAKRLAHWRGVVGAACEQSGRARVPEVAPPLSLAAALEALPAGGTRLLLDPEAKNSPAGLTHAADGFVLAVGPEGGWSPLDRDMLVAAGFQGMRLGPRILRTETAGLAAIAALQARVGDLV; from the coding sequence ATGCGCCTGACCCGCGTGTTCGTCGAGGCGCCGCTGCGCGCCGGCACCGAGCTGTCGCTTCCGGAAGGACCTGCCGCGCACCTGGTCCGCGTGCTGCGCCTGGAGGCGGGCGACGCCTGCGTGCTCTTCAACGGCGACGGGCACGACTACCCGGCGAAGGTCGTACTGGCGACCAAGCGCGAGTTGCGCGTGGCCATAGGCGCGGCGCACGCCGTCGACAACGAGTCACCGCTGGCGATCACCCTGCTCCAGGGCGTGGCGCGCGGCGAAAAGATGGACCTCATCCTGCAGAAATCCACGGAACTGGGCGTGGCGCGATTCGTGCCGGTGTGGTCGCAGCGCAGCGAGGTGAAACTCGACGAGGCCCGCACGGCCAAGCGCCTGGCGCACTGGCGCGGCGTGGTCGGCGCGGCCTGCGAGCAGTCCGGCCGCGCACGGGTGCCTGAAGTCGCTCCGCCGCTGTCATTGGCCGCCGCTCTGGAGGCCCTGCCGGCCGGGGGCACGCGCCTGCTGCTCGACCCGGAAGCCAAGAATTCGCCCGCGGGGCTCACCCACGCCGCGGACGGTTTCGTACTGGCGGTCGGGCCGGAAGGCGGGTGGTCGCCGCTGGATCGGGACATGCTGGTTGCCGCCGGCTTCCAGGGCATGCGACTGGGACCGCGGATCCTGCGCACCGAGACCGCCGGGCTGGCGGCCATCGCGGCGCTGCAGGCGCGCGTCGGAGATCTGGTCTAG
- a CDS encoding chemotaxis protein CheW has protein sequence MTTLEQNDIRGVLIALTGARLLLPNATIAEVLSFAPPEPIEGAPEWLLGRMRWRGWQVPLISFSRLTGIAPEQGGLGTKVVVLKALGSGEARSPYFAMLTQGFPRLVTVSHDRLLHEPDDHLPQGVHARVWLNEDEAFIPNLEVVESLIGGALAEAA, from the coding sequence ATGACGACCCTCGAGCAAAACGATATCCGCGGCGTGCTGATCGCGCTGACGGGCGCCAGGCTGCTGCTGCCCAACGCGACGATCGCCGAGGTGCTGTCCTTCGCTCCGCCGGAACCGATCGAAGGCGCGCCCGAATGGTTGCTGGGCCGCATGCGCTGGCGCGGCTGGCAGGTGCCGCTGATCTCCTTCTCGCGCCTGACCGGCATCGCGCCCGAGCAGGGCGGACTGGGCACCAAGGTCGTCGTGCTCAAGGCCCTGGGCTCCGGCGAGGCCCGCAGCCCGTATTTCGCCATGCTGACCCAGGGCTTCCCGCGCCTGGTCACGGTGTCGCACGACCGCCTGCTGCACGAACCCGACGACCACCTGCCGCAGGGCGTCCACGCCCGCGTCTGGCTCAACGAGGACGAGGCGTTCATCCCGAACCTGGAAGTGGTCGAGTCGCTGATCGGCGGCGCGCTGGCCGAAGCGGCCTGA